The genomic interval TTGCCGGAGCGGCGATGATGGCGCTCCGTTCGTGGGTCACCGAGCGGTCACGCGTGACGACGGCGTTTGAATACCTGTACGAGGTCCAACATTCACAACAGCGTTATTTCGCTCAAACGGGGACCTATGCCGAGCGACTAGCCGATTTGGATCTGTCGATCCCCTCGCCAGCCTATTTTGCGGTGGGAGAGCTCGAAATTCGACAGCGTGATACAACAGGGCCGGCATGGCGAATGCAGCTCAATCGAGTGGGCGTTGCCCCCTTGTTTGGTGCTTACGAAATCACCTTTGATGGCTCAGGATTTGTCGCCAGTGCGTCGTCGGTCCAGCCGTGGATCGTGCCAGCAAACATCGGTGCATGGCAGGCGAGTGATCCTCGAGCGTTGGCAAAACTCTAGCGAGCAAGTTAACCCAGGGCGGCGCTGCGCTGTGCCCTGGGCGGACATAACGCCGCCCCGCCCGCGGCTGTGGTTAACAGATCGCATTGCCCGATAGCCCCAAAGAGGCGGCCCTATGTCAGCCCAGGGTGAAACCCTGGGATTTCGTTGCCCAATGGAATCTGTTAGCCCCAAAGGGGAGGCCCTAATCCCGTGATTCACATAGCGCCGCCCCGTTGGGGCTGAACTTCGGATGCGGTCCCTCGCTCACGCGTCGGGTTATGATTTGCCTGGTAAAAC from Novipirellula galeiformis carries:
- a CDS encoding type IV pilin protein; amino-acid sequence: MFQVVLLLGCLSVAGAAMMALRSWVTERSRVTTAFEYLYEVQHSQQRYFAQTGTYAERLADLDLSIPSPAYFAVGELEIRQRDTTGPAWRMQLNRVGVAPLFGAYEITFDGSGFVASASSVQPWIVPANIGAWQASDPRALAKL